Proteins from a genomic interval of Acetonema longum DSM 6540:
- the rlmB gene encoding 23S rRNA (guanosine(2251)-2'-O)-methyltransferase RlmB, translating to MPDEFIAGRNSVLEALKAGRPINKILVAKGERQGSVKEIIALAKEQGLVVQDVDSAKLDSLTQGLKHQGVVAATSPVDYAELSDLWAKAAAKNEPPFFILLDELEDPHNLGAILRTADAAGAHGVLIPKRRSCPLSGTVAKTSAGAIEHVPVARIGNVAQTIKELKKMGCWIVGADMAGSQNYYQADLTGPIVVVIGNEGQGLSRLTKETCDFLVKIPMKGKIASLNASVACSLILYEVFRQREEGR from the coding sequence ATGCCTGATGAATTTATTGCTGGCCGCAATAGTGTGCTGGAAGCCTTAAAGGCGGGGCGACCCATCAATAAAATTTTGGTTGCCAAAGGGGAGCGCCAGGGCTCGGTGAAAGAAATTATCGCCTTGGCCAAAGAGCAAGGCCTGGTAGTGCAAGATGTGGACAGCGCCAAGTTGGACAGCCTTACTCAGGGCTTAAAGCATCAGGGAGTTGTGGCTGCCACGTCCCCGGTGGATTATGCGGAACTCTCGGACCTATGGGCGAAGGCCGCAGCAAAGAATGAACCGCCCTTTTTCATCCTGCTGGACGAACTGGAGGATCCTCATAATCTGGGGGCTATTCTGCGGACGGCGGATGCAGCCGGGGCTCATGGCGTTCTGATCCCCAAGCGGCGCAGCTGCCCTTTGTCAGGCACGGTGGCCAAGACTTCCGCCGGCGCTATTGAGCACGTTCCGGTAGCCAGAATTGGAAATGTGGCCCAAACCATCAAAGAACTCAAGAAAATGGGATGCTGGATTGTAGGAGCAGATATGGCAGGCAGCCAGAATTACTATCAGGCCGACTTAACCGGGCCGATTGTGGTTGTAATTGGCAACGAAGGCCAGGGATTAAGCCGCCTGACCAAGGAAACCTGTGACTTTCTGGTGAAGATCCCGATGAAGGGGAAAATCGCCTCATTGAATGCTTCTGTAGCGTGTTCTTTAATACTGTATGAAGTTTTCCGGCAGCGCGAAGAAGGTCGTTGA